From Chloracidobacterium thermophilum B:
CGGGGCGGCATCGGATGAAAGCGCATGCCGGGGGGCGTCTGTTTCTGATTCTACTGTGGCGAATCACGCATAACGATTAGAGAACACCGATTTTGGTGGACCAAACCGCCATCAGACATTCAGACATACTGAAGCTGACCTGCAACGGGTTCTGGCAGCGAAAATTGACCTGCTGTTGCTGGCGCAGGAAGCCGCCCGTTTTCCGCCGTACCTGGTTTCGTTGTGGCTTTTGGTGGCGCTCAATCCGGGCGACTGGGCTGGGTGCCAGGCTGGGCGATGGCGCGCAGTTTGTCCAGCGCCCGGGTGTAGCGCATTTTGGCTGCGGACAGTCCCAAGTCAAGGCTCGCGGCAATTTCGGAAAACTCCAGCCCCACGCTCAGGCGCAGCAGGACGATGAGCCGGTCTTCTGGCGTGAGACAGGCCAGCAGGCGTTCAGCGTCAAGGCGGGCTTCGGTCTGCTGGAGCTGGCGTTGTTTGTCGTCGGGCAGGTGGGCGGTTTCTTCACTCTCCAGGGTTTCCAACCGGTGGGTTTTCTGGCGGCGCTGATAATCCAGGCAATGGTTGGCCGTGACGCGCCACAGCCAGGTCTGGAAAGCCGCTTCGCCACGAAAGCGTGGCAGTTCAAAAAACACCTTGAGCATGACTTCCTGGGTGAGGTCTTCGGCTTCTTCGGTCTGGCGGGTGAAGCGCCGGCACAGGGCCTGGATATTCGGGCCGTGCCGGCGCATCAGTGTCTCGAAGGCGCCGGTGCGATAGGGCAGTTCCTGCTGTGCGCGGGAAACGAGGGTGGCATCGTCCTCACCGGTCATGGTCAGCCCCTCAGAAGTTGCCTTCAAACTTCCCGTCAACGGCTTTCCGTCAACGCCGGGCGATAGCGACTTCATCGGCTATCAGGCGGGAGTTGGCGACGGTCAACAGCCGTCCGTCGTCGAGCCGGACGCTGGTCTTGATGGTGCCGACTTCATGAACGGTCGCCTTGATCCCTTGCCACTCGATGCGGTCGCCTTCCTGCAGAAGGTCGCGCATGTACACACCAGCCACGATTTCACCGGCCAGCGTGCGGGTGCCCAGCCCAAGGGACAGCGCCAGCGCCGCACCGACGGCAATGAGGGTAATGCCGATGACTTCCTGGAGCAGTGCCGTACGGATGTCGAGTTGCTCGATGGAGAGCAGCACTACCAGCGCCGTCAGGACGCCCATGGTGATGCGGGACAGGGTTTGGGCGTACTCGATGCCGGCACCGTCAGCCACCCGGCGGACAAGTTCAGCCAGCCAGCCGGCCACCATCAGCCCCACGACGAGTACGATTACGGCCGCCAGAAACTTGGGCAGAAACAGCATGACGGAGGTAATCGCGACCCCGGCAGCGGCCAGGCCCAGGGCATCGGCAGCCGAGATGGTGAAGGCCAGCATCACAAAGGCAAAGACGAAGGTACCGAGAACAGAAGACAGCGGGCGGGTCATGCCCCACTGCTGGGCAAAGGCCGTCAGGCCGGATTTTTCGGACAGGCGATCCACGCCGAGGCGTTCGAGCAGCCGCCGGGCCACGGAGCCGGCCACCTTGCCGAACAGGTAGCCGAAGGCCAGCAGAAGCAGGGCGCCAAGGATATTGGGAACGAGGCTGGCAAAGCGTTGGTAAAGCGAGACGAGTGGATCACTCATCCAGGTCAGGGTTCGGTTCAGAGTTTCCATGGAGTCCTCCTTTGGGTCTCGGTTAGTGGGTAGGGTTGTAGGGTCCGTTGGTGAACCCAGATGAAGAGCGGGGCGAGAAAACGCGCCAGAGCCAGCCACAGGCGGCCGAGCATCCAGCTCAGGATGTCGCGGGCAGCCACGCGGCGGCGGGCTTTGCGGATAACTGACGTAAGGTATGGCGGTGCGGGCGGCCCAACTCGGCGCAGCGCGGCCGCCAGTTCAGCTTCAAAGGGGTCTGGGTTGGAGGGCATAGACCGCAGCCGTCCTTTCTTCAGGATGGCGATGGCTGTCCGCAAGAACAGCCATCACCCGGTATGACGGCACGGCGGGGCGAAAAGTCACAACCGGCAGACACAACCTGCCGATGCCCTTTTCCGAATGAAGAACGGGGAATCGGGGAACTTCCGGCGTCAACGGCTTACTTTGCGGCAGAAGATGGTTTCAGGCCGCAGACCAGCCTGCCTGCTGCCGGGCCGAGTACCTGCTGCCAGGCCCGGCTCAGGCAGACCTGGCTCAAGTCAGCCTTGATGCACTGTAAAAAGTTTCGGAAAGCGTATGCGGGAAAGCCATTTGCGGCTTATCCGTTGTTGAAATAGTCGGAATCAACCCGCTTGAGCTGGTAGGTTGTCACAGGAGTAACGCCTACATCGTAGTCAATCATGAGTTCTGCCAGGCGTTTCCCGTCAATAAGCACAATCCTGGCTTCAATGGTTGATACGTATCTTACAGCTTCCTGGGAGAACGAAGAAGTCGTGATAAAAACACCTTTTTTGGCCCGTTTTCCGGCAAGTGCGCCAACAAATCTCTGTATCTCCGGCCTTCCTACACACTGATCCCACTTCTTTGCCTGGATATAAATGGTGTCGAGTCCCAATCTGTCCTGATCAATAATGCCATCTATCCCTTCATCCCCGACCTGGCCGACCGCCCTCGCCGCCTCGCGGCGCGATCCTCCATATCCCATTCTGACCAAAAGCTCAACAACCAGTCTTTCAAAAAAGGCGGGGGTGCTTTTCTTGACAGTGTTGAGCAACTCCTGCGCCAGACTGTCCCTCAGCTCTGCGTAAGCTTCTTCCAGTACCTCCTCTGGAGTTTTTTCCTCCTTGCAGATTCCCTTTTTACTTTGCGTCTCTTTTTGTACTTCGCGTCTTCTGAACTCAGTGAACTCAGGGAATTGGGCGAGAAATTCGTTTTTGATTTCCGAAGGATTTTCATTCAAAACTTCTCTTCCCCTTCTGGTAATCACATAATGTGAGCGGCGTACTTTATCAATGAGCCTTGCCTTTACCAGGTAGGTCTTTGCCCATCCTACACGGGAATAAAAGACAGGCTGCTTGCCACTTGGCAGAAGCTCTCTTAGCTCCTCTTCGGTCAGGGAAAATTCTCTGGCCAAAGTGTTCACCACATCCTGAACCGAATGTTCTTTTCCATCAGCGAAGCACCGCAGAAGCGGCAGCATTAACGTCTGGTAGTCAGGTATAGGCATCAGACTTCTCCCGGCGACAGGCCGTACGAGGTTTCACTTCGCTTCCAGCCAGTTTGTCCCGATGCGCGCCTCGACCACCAACGGCACGCGCAACGTCGCCACCCCTTCCATCACCGACCTGACCAACGCCGCCACCCCCGGTGCGTCATCCGCCGGCGCCTCCAGCAACAACTCGTCATGCACCTGCAACACCAGCCGCGCCCGCGGAAAAGCCGCCGGCAGCCGCCGCGCGACCTCAATCATCGCCAGCTTCATCAAATCCGCCGCCGTCCCCTGAATCGGCGCATTAATGGCCTCCCGCTCCGCCCGCGACCGCACCGTGAAATTCCGACTGTTCAGGTCCGGCATCCGCCGTAAACGCCCATACAGCGTCCGTACCACACCCGTCCGCCGCGCGTTCTCCGGCGTCTCCTCCATGTAGCGCCGGATGCCGGGATATGCCGCAAAATACGCATCTATTGCCTTTTTGGCCTCCTTGCGCCCGATGCCCACATTGCGCGCCAGACCATACGCCCCAACCCCGTAGGCAATCCCAAAATTCGTCGCCTTCGCCAGCCGCCGCGTCGCCTGAAGTTCCTCCGGCGTCTGCGCCCCAAACACATCCCGCGCCGTCCGCTCGTGGATGTCCTCCCCGGCCTGAAAGGCGGCCGTCATCCGGGCATCCTCCGTGATGTGCGCCAGCAAACGCAGCTCAATCTGCGAGTAGTCCGCCGAAATCAGCCGACAGCCTTCCTCCGCCACAAACGCCCGGCGCGTACGCCGTCCCATTTCCGTCCGAATCGGAATGTTCTGCAGGTTCGGACGTACCGACGACAGCCGCCCCGTCGCCGTCACCGTCTGGGTAAACGTCGTGTGCAAACGTCCCGTGGCCGGATGCACCAGACGCGGCAGGACTGTCACATACGTGTTCAGCAGCTTCTCATGCTCCCGGTATTCGAGAATCAACCGGGGCAGGTCGTACCTCTCCGCCAGCTCTTCCAGCACATCGGCGCTGGTCGAAATCCGGCCCGTGGCTGTCTTTTTTGAAGTCTCGTAGTTGAGCTTCTCAAAAATGTCGGCCACCTGCTGCGGTGAGTTGATGTTGAACGGCTCCCCGGCCAGTTCATAAATTTCGGTCGTCAACCGCTCCAGTTCCCGGCGCAGCTCGGCTTCAAGCTCAACCAACGGGGCGGGATCGATCCTGACACCGGCACATTCGACATCGTAGAGCACCGGCGTCAGCGGCAGTTCCATCGTCTCGTACACTGTCAGCAGCCCCTCGCTTTCCAACTTCGGGCGCAACACCGCCTGCAACCGGCTGACCACATCCGCCGGGTCAAGAGCCTGCACGGCCCCCGCCTCCAGCCCCAGATACGTTTCAGCCAACCCGGTCAGCGTCAACCGCTCGGCCTTGACGCCAGGATCAAGCAGATACCCCGCCAGATGTACGTCGTCACGCAGACTCTCAAACCGGAAGTCCTGCCCGGAAGCCAGCGCCTCCGTCGCCGGTACGCCACTGTGCGGCGGACAGTTGATGAGATACAGCGCACGCTTGGCGTCATGGCAGGCCTTGTTGACCAGCCCATTGGCCAGGATTTCCAGCAGACCATCCCGCGTCCCGGCATCCAGCGCGGCACGTTCAAAGCGCAGAGCATGCCCCGGGCCAAACGACAGGCTGCCGCGCGTCATCACGCCAGCGTCGTCTTCAAAGTGAAACGCAAAGCTGTCACGCGCATAGACGCTGTCAAACGCGCGGCGCAGGCCCTCGGAAGTGGCCAACTCGTGGTAGCTGGTCGTCACGGCGGCGGTCGGCGTTGCGGACGGAACCTGCTCCGCTGCCGCCAGCAGTTTGGCAAATTCAGCCGTCAGTGCCTTGAACTCCAGCGCCGAAAAAAGCTCATAGCAGGCGGCAGCGTCCGGCGGCTGGCTGCGAAAGGACTCCAGGTCCAGCGTCACAGGGGCTTCCTGGCAAATCGTCACCAGCCGTTTCGCCAGCGCAATGGTCGCCTGGTGATCGCGCAGGGCTTCCCGGTACGTCTTGCGCGACACCTCCGCATGGCGCGCCAGGGCCTCATCCAGCGAGCCGAACTGGCGGATGAGCTGCACCGCTCCTTTTTCACCAATGCCGGGCGCACCGGGGATGTTGTCAGAGCTGTCGCCCCAGAGTGCCAGCACATCCACGACCTGCTCCGGCGGCACACCTATCCAGGCTTCAACGCCGGCCCGGTCGCACCACACAAACTCACCGGACTTGTTATCCACCCGCAGAATGCTGATGCCGTCGCGGACAAGCTGCGTCATGTCCTTGTCGTTGCTGACAATGACCGCTTCCAGCCCCTGCTCCACGGCCAGCCGTGCCAGCGTGCCGATCAGATCATCGGCCTCGTAGCCATCCACCTTGACACGCGGAATCCGCAGCGCGTCACAGACTTTTTCGATGACCGGAATCTGCTCCTGCAAATCCGCCGGCATCTCGGCCCGGTTGGCCTTGTAGTTCTCAAACCACGCCTTGCGAAACGAAGGCGCGGCCGAATCCATCGCCACCACGAGGTACTCCGGCGCATAGGTCTTTTGCAGCTTGCGCACAATCGAGGTAAAGCCAAAAACGGCGTTGGTCGGCTGGCCGGACTTCGTCGCCAGCCCCCGTACGGCATAGTAGGCGCGGTAAATGTGCGCCATGGCATCAATCAGAAACAGGCGGTGACGGGCGTTCGGTGAAGTCGGCATACGTAAAGTGGCGTGCCCGCGTACAGGGCCAGACAACGGCGCTAGACAGTGCGCTGGCGCAGATAATCGCTCAGCGCCGTCAACCCGCGCTCGATGGCTTCCAGCGAAAGTGAATAGCTCAAACGCAAGTGACCTTCACCGGCGCAGCCGAAGGCCGTCCCCGGTACGGTCGCCACCCGCGCTTCATCCAGCAGCCGCATGGCAATTTCGGCGCTTGTTCCCCCCAGCGCCGATACGTCGGGAAACACGTAAAACGCTCCGGCGGGCACCGGCTTTACCGGCAACCCAAGTTCGGCAAGCCCGGCTATCAGACGGTCGCGCCGCTGCCGGTATGCCGCCCGGCATTCCTCAAAAAAGCTCGCCGGTACATCGCGCAGGGCCGCCAGGGCTGCCCACTGCGTCGGCGTGCTGACCCCGTTGGTCGAGTAGAGCACCGAAGTCTTGATGCCGGTGATGAACGGCTCCGGCGCGACGGCGTAGCCCAGCCGCCAGCCCGTCATCCCGTAGGACTTCGACAGGGTATAGACCGAAATCGTCCGCGCGTACATCCCCGGCAGACTGGCGATGGAGATATGTTCGCCCTCATACACCAGGTCTTCGTAGGCTTCGTCCGATACCACTACGAGATCGTGCCGCTGGGCAAAACCGGCGATGGCCTCCAGGTCGGCGCGGGTCAACACCTGCCCGGTCGGATTGTTGGGTGAGTTGACGAGAATCGCACGGGTACGTGGCGTCAATCGCGCTCTCAGCACCGTCTCAATGCCTTCGGCGCGCATCCGGGCCGCTTCCACACACACGGCGCGGCCGCCGGTCATGTGGATGAGATCGCGCGTGGGCGTCCAGTAGGGCGACGGCAGCAGAACTTCATCGCCCGGATCAAGCAGGGCATTGAACGCGCCATACAACCCCTGCATCCCGCCCACGCCGACAACCACGTGCGCCGGCTCGGCCGGAATGCCGTTTTTTGCCCGTACCTTGTCCACAATGGCTTCGATAAGCGGCGGAATGCCACTTGACGGCGCGTAGCGCGTCTTGTTTTCAGCCAGGGCACGGCGCATGGCTTCCTTGATAGGCTCCGGGGTCTCAAAGAACGGCTCGCCGCCCTCGAACTGATGGATGGTTTCACCGGCCGCCTTAAGTTCCAGGACGCGATTCCGAATGCGCACGATTTCGGAAAAGCCGACATCAGCGAACCGGACGGACAAACGCAGGTTGGAGCCGGTTGGCAAAGGAGTGGGTGCAGACATCTCTTTTTCCTCGATGACTTGGCTTCTTTCGATAGGCCGGGGTGAGCCGTACGTATGTTCCATCACACTGGATGAACAACCAACCTTACGCCATACCGGGCAGCGCCTGCCAGTCCAAAGGTTTCGGCCGGGGGCCGCAGGGCTGTCCACACCGCCTTGTGAAACATCTGTCCTTCAAGCACTTCTACGTTTTGGGCTAAAGTTTTGCTTTCGCTTTGACAACCCCCTGTGGCTCTGCTACGGTCGGGGCCTTGGAGTCAAGGCATCGTTCGACCAGGGATTCACCGGCTGCCCGCACCGATGGGTCTTCGCAACGGTGCCGGGGCACGTTTTCCGCAAGAAAACGTCATGATTTGCTCTGTTTGTGGGTATATCCAGGCCGACACGGAACGGGTGTGTCGGCGCTGTGGTCACATCGCTCCAACGCGGAATAAACCTGCTTCTTTGGCACGTATGGAAAGCAACCTGCCACCGACGAATACCGAAGTGCCGGGCGCTGGCGGCCCCTTCCCACGCGAAGTGCAGTCCGCCGGTACCGTTCCGGCCTGGCGCGCCGAGTTGAGTGCGCGGGTGCGGCAGGTCAAGGCGCGGCGGATGATGGAATCCGAACTCGAAGCGGCCCGCCGTGAGCAGCGCGGCAGCGCCGGACGGATTGCAGCCCCCGGCGCGTCCGCCACAACAGCTTCCGCGCAGGCCGCGGACGATCAGGCCGCAGAGATGACCGGGGCCGTCCCGTCGCCGGGCGCAGATACTCCGGCGGAATCCCTGCCGCTGGATGACCTGGAAGCCATCGAAAATCCCCTCGTGCGGGGCGCCCTGCGGCGCGTCCGCCGGGCGGCAGAATCACCGCGCCCACCCGCCAGCTTTCCGCCCCGGCGGGCAAGCAGCCTGACGCCGGAAGTTCTGACGGTCACAGCCACAGCCGTGACCACCACGGCACCAGCGGCCGAAGTCCCGCCGTATCTGGACATCAGCGAAATCGCCAGTGAACTCGATGCCGCGCTGGGCGACTTTGACCTGCCCACCGAACCGCCGGCCACGGAAACGAAACCTCCAGACACACCCGCTGCGGCCCCGGAATCAACGCCATTGCCTACGGCAGCGGCAGCTCCGAAACGACACCTGCGGCGCATCCGTCCGCTTGTGCGCGAACGGGTTTTGGCCGGCATCATGGATAGCGCCGTCGTGGCACTCTCGTGCCTGCCGCTGCTGTTCGTGGTTGTCCTGACGGGAACACCCCTGTTTCATCCGGGCGTGGCTGTGGTTGTCGCCTGCGCGGCGGCGCTTCTGGCGGGCATGTACCTGTTCGGCACCGTGACGGTCGCCGGGCAGACTTTCGGCATGATGTATATGGGCCTGCGCGTGGTGAGTATCTACGAAGACCACGACCTCAATCCCGTCCAGGCGCTGCTCCGTACCCTTGGCTGCGGGCTGTCCCTGCTGCCGCTCGGCGCGGGTTTTCTGTGGGTTCTCATTGACCGTGACCAGCGCGGTTGGCATGAATACCTCTCGGCGACGCAAGTCGTGCGCGAGTGGTACGTCGAGACACTTCCC
This genomic window contains:
- a CDS encoding RDD family protein, with translation MESNLPPTNTEVPGAGGPFPREVQSAGTVPAWRAELSARVRQVKARRMMESELEAARREQRGSAGRIAAPGASATTASAQAADDQAAEMTGAVPSPGADTPAESLPLDDLEAIENPLVRGALRRVRRAAESPRPPASFPPRRASSLTPEVLTVTATAVTTTAPAAEVPPYLDISEIASELDAALGDFDLPTEPPATETKPPDTPAAAPESTPLPTAAAAPKRHLRRIRPLVRERVLAGIMDSAVVALSCLPLLFVVVLTGTPLFHPGVAVVVACAAALLAGMYLFGTVTVAGQTFGMMYMGLRVVSIYEDHDLNPVQALLRTLGCGLSLLPLGAGFLWVLIDRDQRGWHEYLSATQVVREWYVETLPEA
- a CDS encoding restriction endonuclease; the encoded protein is MPIPDYQTLMLPLLRCFADGKEHSVQDVVNTLAREFSLTEEELRELLPSGKQPVFYSRVGWAKTYLVKARLIDKVRRSHYVITRRGREVLNENPSEIKNEFLAQFPEFTEFRRREVQKETQSKKGICKEEKTPEEVLEEAYAELRDSLAQELLNTVKKSTPAFFERLVVELLVRMGYGGSRREAARAVGQVGDEGIDGIIDQDRLGLDTIYIQAKKWDQCVGRPEIQRFVGALAGKRAKKGVFITTSSFSQEAVRYVSTIEARIVLIDGKRLAELMIDYDVGVTPVTTYQLKRVDSDYFNNG
- a CDS encoding pyridoxal phosphate-dependent aminotransferase produces the protein MSAPTPLPTGSNLRLSVRFADVGFSEIVRIRNRVLELKAAGETIHQFEGGEPFFETPEPIKEAMRRALAENKTRYAPSSGIPPLIEAIVDKVRAKNGIPAEPAHVVVGVGGMQGLYGAFNALLDPGDEVLLPSPYWTPTRDLIHMTGGRAVCVEAARMRAEGIETVLRARLTPRTRAILVNSPNNPTGQVLTRADLEAIAGFAQRHDLVVVSDEAYEDLVYEGEHISIASLPGMYARTISVYTLSKSYGMTGWRLGYAVAPEPFITGIKTSVLYSTNGVSTPTQWAALAALRDVPASFFEECRAAYRQRRDRLIAGLAELGLPVKPVPAGAFYVFPDVSALGGTSAEIAMRLLDEARVATVPGTAFGCAGEGHLRLSYSLSLEAIERGLTALSDYLRQRTV
- the polA gene encoding DNA polymerase I, translating into MPTSPNARHRLFLIDAMAHIYRAYYAVRGLATKSGQPTNAVFGFTSIVRKLQKTYAPEYLVVAMDSAAPSFRKAWFENYKANRAEMPADLQEQIPVIEKVCDALRIPRVKVDGYEADDLIGTLARLAVEQGLEAVIVSNDKDMTQLVRDGISILRVDNKSGEFVWCDRAGVEAWIGVPPEQVVDVLALWGDSSDNIPGAPGIGEKGAVQLIRQFGSLDEALARHAEVSRKTYREALRDHQATIALAKRLVTICQEAPVTLDLESFRSQPPDAAACYELFSALEFKALTAEFAKLLAAAEQVPSATPTAAVTTSYHELATSEGLRRAFDSVYARDSFAFHFEDDAGVMTRGSLSFGPGHALRFERAALDAGTRDGLLEILANGLVNKACHDAKRALYLINCPPHSGVPATEALASGQDFRFESLRDDVHLAGYLLDPGVKAERLTLTGLAETYLGLEAGAVQALDPADVVSRLQAVLRPKLESEGLLTVYETMELPLTPVLYDVECAGVRIDPAPLVELEAELRRELERLTTEIYELAGEPFNINSPQQVADIFEKLNYETSKKTATGRISTSADVLEELAERYDLPRLILEYREHEKLLNTYVTVLPRLVHPATGRLHTTFTQTVTATGRLSSVRPNLQNIPIRTEMGRRTRRAFVAEEGCRLISADYSQIELRLLAHITEDARMTAAFQAGEDIHERTARDVFGAQTPEELQATRRLAKATNFGIAYGVGAYGLARNVGIGRKEAKKAIDAYFAAYPGIRRYMEETPENARRTGVVRTLYGRLRRMPDLNSRNFTVRSRAEREAINAPIQGTAADLMKLAMIEVARRLPAAFPRARLVLQVHDELLLEAPADDAPGVAALVRSVMEGVATLRVPLVVEARIGTNWLEAK
- a CDS encoding sigma-70 family RNA polymerase sigma factor produces the protein MTGEDDATLVSRAQQELPYRTGAFETLMRRHGPNIQALCRRFTRQTEEAEDLTQEVMLKVFFELPRFRGEAAFQTWLWRVTANHCLDYQRRQKTHRLETLESEETAHLPDDKQRQLQQTEARLDAERLLACLTPEDRLIVLLRLSVGLEFSEIAASLDLGLSAAKMRYTRALDKLRAIAQPGTQPSRPD
- a CDS encoding mechanosensitive ion channel family protein yields the protein METLNRTLTWMSDPLVSLYQRFASLVPNILGALLLLAFGYLFGKVAGSVARRLLERLGVDRLSEKSGLTAFAQQWGMTRPLSSVLGTFVFAFVMLAFTISAADALGLAAAGVAITSVMLFLPKFLAAVIVLVVGLMVAGWLAELVRRVADGAGIEYAQTLSRITMGVLTALVVLLSIEQLDIRTALLQEVIGITLIAVGAALALSLGLGTRTLAGEIVAGVYMRDLLQEGDRIEWQGIKATVHEVGTIKTSVRLDDGRLLTVANSRLIADEVAIARR